One Mycolicibacterium parafortuitum DNA segment encodes these proteins:
- a CDS encoding PAS domain-containing protein, with the protein MTHDWMLVETLGSEPVVVAHGAHTKDLVPIGTFLRRNPHLMAIQTAIAETVRAATGLSSITPKNDRVIRTEVVQMTDGRIHGVQLWLGTPDETPPERPLVGPLLWDLAAGTATDTPESLQIGGWDPAKQSTHGRAFAEDLPRRDLNPNEAKVISMVISPEPGVTICNTWDVTDYRGEAITVGFVARSLPEIQEDGSERLICRAMNWRSVREGTGIQHDLLAQRILDGLAVPGVHRALVDPKHWALLKWLDDPAPFFNWRAGGLREDVVHPDDLHRIDTMAAEFVSGATAGVLRLAGHDGGWVPVHVTVNRVSLGNGIYAGLASLRLPTEAEIAAADFDQPAPARRNSRKLFSSKGTESRT; encoded by the coding sequence ATGACCCACGACTGGATGCTCGTGGAAACGCTCGGTTCCGAGCCTGTCGTCGTCGCCCATGGCGCCCACACCAAAGACCTCGTTCCGATCGGGACGTTTCTGCGGCGCAACCCCCACCTGATGGCGATCCAGACGGCGATCGCCGAAACCGTACGGGCCGCGACGGGCCTGAGCAGCATCACCCCGAAGAACGACCGGGTGATCCGCACCGAGGTCGTGCAGATGACCGACGGCCGCATTCACGGCGTCCAGCTCTGGCTCGGCACACCCGACGAGACACCGCCCGAACGTCCCCTGGTCGGTCCGCTGCTGTGGGATCTGGCCGCGGGCACCGCGACCGACACCCCGGAATCGCTGCAGATCGGTGGCTGGGATCCGGCCAAGCAGTCCACACACGGCCGCGCGTTCGCCGAAGACCTACCCCGGCGCGACCTGAATCCGAACGAGGCCAAGGTGATCAGCATGGTCATCAGCCCGGAGCCCGGCGTGACGATCTGCAACACCTGGGACGTGACCGACTACCGCGGCGAGGCGATCACGGTCGGTTTCGTGGCTCGGTCCCTGCCGGAGATCCAGGAGGACGGCAGCGAGCGGTTGATCTGCCGGGCGATGAACTGGCGCAGCGTCCGCGAGGGCACCGGCATCCAGCACGACCTGCTGGCGCAGCGGATTCTGGACGGCCTTGCGGTGCCGGGCGTTCACCGGGCGCTGGTCGACCCGAAGCACTGGGCGCTGCTCAAATGGCTCGACGATCCCGCCCCGTTCTTCAACTGGCGCGCAGGCGGATTGCGCGAGGACGTGGTGCATCCGGACGACCTGCACAGGATCGACACGATGGCCGCCGAGTTCGTCTCCGGCGCGACGGCCGGGGTGCTGCGGCTCGCCGGGCACGACGGCGGCTGGGTTCCGGTGCACGTCACGGTGAATCGGGTGTCGTTGGGCAACGGAATCTATGCGGGGCTTGCGTCGCTGCGGCTGCCGACCGAGGCCGAGATCGCGGCCGCCGACTTCGACCAGCCCGCGCCCGCACGCAGGAATTCGCGGAAGCTGTTCTCCTCCAAGGGCACAGAGTCCCGAACCTGA
- a CDS encoding cold-shock protein: MPQGTVKWFNAEKGFGFIAPEDGSADVFVHYTEIQGSGFRTLEENQKVEFEVGQSPKGPQATGVRAV; this comes from the coding sequence ATGCCACAGGGAACTGTGAAGTGGTTCAACGCGGAAAAGGGTTTCGGGTTCATCGCTCCCGAGGACGGCTCCGCTGACGTCTTTGTCCACTACACGGAAATCCAGGGAAGCGGCTTCCGCACCCTGGAAGAGAACCAGAAGGTCGAGTTCGAGGTCGGCCAGAGCCCCAAGGGCCCGCAGGCCACCGGCGTTCGCGCCGTCTGA
- a CDS encoding type II secretion system F family protein → MMVAALVLALAVLSAPAGPRRPVPLLHRARNRRRPPETLCAVAVCAAVAAAHTATSAAALGLLLATLIARRRAGRRRRLRVTEAAALQDALDVLVGELRVGAHPVAAIRVAAQEAREQTADSLTGVAARALLGADVAAGLRAVGRRSTSPHHWDRLAVCWHLAQTHGLAVATLMQAAQRDIAERERFRGRVEAGMAGARATAAILAGLPLVGVLLGHAIGAKPLGFLLSGGAGGWLLMLGAVFVCAGLLWSDRITAQVLA, encoded by the coding sequence GTGATGGTCGCCGCGCTCGTGCTCGCGCTGGCGGTGTTGAGCGCCCCGGCCGGTCCGCGAAGGCCGGTGCCGCTGCTGCACCGAGCCCGGAACCGGCGGCGGCCGCCGGAGACGTTGTGCGCGGTCGCGGTCTGCGCGGCCGTCGCCGCCGCGCACACCGCGACTTCCGCGGCGGCACTGGGCCTACTGCTCGCGACGCTGATCGCTCGCCGCCGCGCCGGCCGGCGGCGCCGGCTGCGCGTCACGGAGGCGGCGGCATTGCAGGACGCGCTGGACGTGCTGGTCGGCGAGCTGCGGGTGGGCGCCCATCCGGTCGCCGCGATCAGGGTGGCGGCCCAGGAGGCCCGAGAGCAGACCGCCGACTCGCTGACGGGGGTCGCGGCGCGGGCGCTGCTGGGAGCCGATGTGGCCGCGGGACTGCGCGCGGTGGGCCGGCGCTCGACCTCGCCGCATCACTGGGACCGGCTGGCCGTGTGCTGGCATCTCGCCCAGACCCACGGACTGGCCGTCGCCACGCTGATGCAGGCCGCGCAGCGCGACATCGCCGAACGCGAACGATTCCGGGGGCGGGTCGAGGCCGGGATGGCCGGGGCGCGCGCGACCGCCGCGATTCTGGCCGGGCTCCCGCTTGTCGGAGTGCTGCTCGGTCACGCGATCGGTGCGAAGCCGCTGGGGTTCCTGCTCTCGGGTGGGGCCGGTGGGTGGCTGCTGATGCTCGGCGCGGTGTTCGTCTGCGCCGGCCTGCTGTGGTCGGACCGGATCACCGCGCAGGTGCTGGCATGA
- a CDS encoding DUF4244 domain-containing protein, which translates to MTQRFREIRARLIVFAVADDGMSTVEYAIGTIAAAAFGAILYTVVTGDSIVSALTNIITRALNTKA; encoded by the coding sequence ATGACGCAACGTTTTCGAGAAATCCGGGCGCGGCTGATCGTTTTCGCGGTCGCCGACGACGGCATGTCGACCGTCGAGTACGCGATCGGCACGATCGCCGCGGCGGCGTTCGGTGCGATCCTCTACACCGTCGTGACAGGGGATTCGATCGTCAGTGCGCTGACCAACATCATCACCAGAGCGCTGAACACGAAGGCGTAG
- a CDS encoding type II secretion system F family protein, which produces MTWAALLLATALLVAPVGPRARGRRDGRTAGEGYPAGDADDPLTVAADLDLLAACLRSGMAVSTAAAAVAVTAPAQMSALLRRAADLLALGADPARAWARPDAPVDSHVDSFLRMARRSAASGAALAHGVEELAVQLRADAADAASAKAERAGVLMAGPLGLCYLPAFLCLGIVPVVAGLAGEVLQSGVL; this is translated from the coding sequence ATGACCTGGGCGGCGCTGCTTCTCGCAACGGCGTTGCTCGTCGCGCCGGTGGGGCCTCGGGCACGGGGGCGGCGCGATGGCCGCACGGCCGGCGAGGGGTACCCGGCGGGTGACGCCGACGACCCGCTCACCGTGGCCGCCGACCTCGACCTGCTCGCCGCGTGCCTGAGATCCGGGATGGCGGTCTCGACTGCGGCGGCGGCGGTCGCGGTGACGGCTCCGGCGCAGATGTCCGCGCTGCTGCGCCGCGCCGCCGACCTGCTCGCGCTCGGCGCGGATCCGGCTCGGGCGTGGGCGAGGCCGGACGCGCCGGTGGACAGCCATGTGGACAGCTTCCTGCGGATGGCTCGCCGGTCGGCGGCTTCGGGGGCGGCGCTGGCGCACGGTGTCGAGGAACTCGCGGTGCAGCTGCGTGCCGACGCCGCCGACGCGGCGAGCGCCAAGGCCGAACGCGCGGGCGTGTTGATGGCCGGGCCGCTGGGCCTGTGTTACCTCCCGGCGTTCCTGTGCCTCGGGATCGTTCCCGTCGTCGCGGGGCTGGCCGGTGAAGTCCTGCAGTCGGGAGTGCTGTGA
- a CDS encoding TadE family type IV pilus minor pilin, with product MATAEAAFATLALVSVLAVCLGGLTAVSMQVRCIDAAREAARLAARGDTASAARTAERIAPAGARIEIRRDGTFYLARVTAQSRLLPTIAISADAVSAAEPDGG from the coding sequence ATCGCCACCGCCGAGGCGGCTTTCGCGACGCTGGCGCTGGTGTCCGTGCTGGCGGTCTGTCTGGGGGGTCTCACCGCGGTGTCGATGCAGGTGCGCTGCATCGACGCCGCGCGGGAGGCGGCGCGGCTGGCGGCGCGCGGTGACACCGCATCGGCCGCGCGGACGGCCGAACGGATCGCCCCGGCCGGCGCCCGCATCGAGATACGCCGTGACGGGACGTTCTACCTCGCCAGGGTCACCGCGCAATCGCGACTGTTGCCGACAATCGCGATCAGCGCCGACGCGGTCTCCGCCGCGGAGCCTGACGGCGGATGA
- a CDS encoding serine/threonine-protein kinase — translation MTAEVLAGRYELRGLLGRGGMAEVRDAWDTRLHRNVAVKLLYPAQSGDAAARARFEDEARSAARLSHPNIVAIHDFGEHEDAPFIVMERLPGRTLADLIEQGPLPAVRVRRMLDEVLAALAVAHSAGVLHRDIKPANILLSAEGNSVKVADFGIAKSGGSAHTATGTIVGTMSYLSPQRVTGAPASVSDDLYAVGVMGYEALLGRRAFPQDNPAALARAILDVPPPPLRVLGTDADPALCTVIDRAMSRDPRLRFGSAAQMRAALAGDPAALGVEPVTVLTGPPQPPSTRVMAQPFSGPFSGPFPPPARYPTAPPTAPPTRARKYLLAVAAVLAFAVAALALALEPFSSPAPLETVSTSTPVPPRTTTAPPTTPTPLSTAPAAVVPAVEPPAPREGPKKGPPDKKGGPGNNGHGNGKPN, via the coding sequence ATGACCGCCGAGGTGCTCGCCGGCCGCTACGAACTGCGAGGTCTGCTCGGACGCGGCGGGATGGCCGAGGTCCGGGACGCGTGGGATACCCGGCTGCACCGCAACGTCGCCGTGAAACTGCTCTATCCCGCCCAGTCCGGTGATGCGGCAGCGCGGGCCCGGTTCGAGGACGAGGCCCGTTCGGCGGCGAGGCTGTCGCATCCGAACATCGTCGCGATCCACGATTTCGGTGAGCACGAGGACGCCCCGTTCATCGTGATGGAGCGGCTGCCCGGTCGCACGCTCGCGGACCTGATCGAGCAGGGACCGCTTCCTGCCGTGCGGGTCCGGAGAATGCTCGACGAGGTGCTGGCGGCGCTGGCCGTCGCCCACTCCGCGGGCGTCCTGCACCGCGACATCAAACCCGCCAACATCCTGCTCAGCGCCGAGGGCAACTCGGTCAAGGTCGCCGACTTCGGCATCGCCAAGAGCGGCGGGTCCGCCCACACCGCCACCGGAACCATCGTCGGCACCATGAGTTACCTGAGCCCGCAGCGCGTCACCGGCGCCCCGGCATCGGTGTCCGACGATCTCTACGCCGTTGGCGTCATGGGTTACGAGGCGCTCCTCGGCCGCCGCGCCTTCCCGCAGGACAACCCGGCCGCGCTGGCACGAGCGATCCTCGACGTCCCGCCGCCGCCGCTGCGGGTGCTCGGCACCGACGCCGACCCGGCACTGTGCACCGTCATCGACCGCGCGATGAGCCGCGACCCTCGGCTGCGCTTCGGCAGCGCCGCGCAGATGCGTGCCGCACTGGCCGGGGACCCGGCCGCCCTCGGTGTCGAGCCGGTCACGGTCCTCACCGGGCCACCACAGCCGCCGTCGACGAGAGTGATGGCTCAGCCGTTCTCGGGGCCGTTCTCGGGGCCGTTCCCGCCGCCGGCCCGCTACCCGACTGCGCCGCCGACCGCGCCACCCACGCGGGCCCGCAAGTATCTGCTGGCCGTCGCCGCCGTGCTCGCATTCGCCGTCGCCGCGCTGGCCCTTGCGCTGGAGCCGTTCTCGTCGCCCGCACCGCTGGAGACCGTCAGCACCAGCACGCCGGTGCCGCCGCGCACCACCACCGCACCGCCGACGACACCGACGCCGCTCAGTACCGCGCCGGCAGCCGTCGTGCCCGCCGTCGAACCACCTGCGCCGCGCGAAGGCCCGAAGAAGGGGCCCCCCGACAAGAAGGGCGGCCCAGGCAACAACGGGCACGGAAACGGCAAACCGAACTGA
- a CDS encoding Rv3654c family TadE-like protein, giving the protein MCAALLAVTSGGAVLGAAVVARHRAQAVADLAALAAAARLPEGQAAACGTAGRLALTMHTTLADCAVDGLDVVVRTEAEVALGGDWVGPASASARAGPSGPDG; this is encoded by the coding sequence ATGTGCGCGGCACTGCTGGCCGTCACCTCCGGCGGCGCGGTGCTGGGCGCCGCGGTGGTGGCCCGGCACCGCGCCCAGGCGGTGGCCGACCTGGCCGCGCTGGCGGCCGCGGCCCGGTTGCCGGAGGGGCAGGCCGCCGCATGCGGAACCGCCGGCCGGCTCGCGCTGACGATGCACACCACGCTGGCGGACTGCGCCGTCGACGGGCTCGACGTGGTGGTGCGCACCGAAGCCGAGGTGGCCCTGGGCGGGGACTGGGTCGGGCCGGCGTCGGCCTCGGCCCGGGCGGGACCCAGCGGCCCGGACGGGTAG
- a CDS encoding DEAD/DEAH box helicase, with product MSDPAPDFGRELLACAVEGTAADEYPLRHVADLPPRRARTHPFPLWADPDVVRAFHDRGIEALWSHQLAAAELARDGRHVVLSTGTASGKSLAYQLPILTALKQDRRARVLYLSPTKALGHDQLRAAASLTAAVPGLDDVAPSAYDGDSPTEVRRFARERSRWIFSNPDMIHLSMLRNHARWAVFLRNLRYLVVDECHYYRGVFGSNVAMVLRRLLRLCARYSSSTADFSGPTVIFASATTAEPAVTASELIGQTVAEVTEDGSPQGGRTIALWEPALIPDLRGENGAPVRRSAGAEASRVMADLIAEGARTLTFVRSRRGAELAALGARARLADTAPELAELVASYRAGYLAEDRRELERALADGTLRGMATTNALELGVDIAGLDAVVLAGFPGTVASFWQQAGRAGRRGQGALIVLIARDDPLDTYLVHHPAALLDRPIERVVIDPANPYVLGPQLLCAATELPLTEAEVRMWGAESVADDLVDDGLLRRRPSGFFPAPGIDPHPAVDIRGAAGGQIAILEVGTGRMLGSAGAGQAPAAVHPGAVYLHQGESYVVDSLDFEDGIAFVHAEDPGYTTFAREITDIDVTGDGERRSLGAVTVGLVPVSVSNTVTGYLRRRLDGEVIDFVELDMPTRTLDTMAVMCTITPEALLHNGIDPVQVPGSLHAAEHAAIGLLPLLASCDRGDIGGVSTAVGPVDGLPTIFVYDGYPGGAGFAARGFHTMSRWWGATASAIEACECPTGCPSCVQSPKCGNANDPLDKQGAVRVLRLVIDALGRGPR from the coding sequence GTGAGCGATCCGGCGCCGGATTTCGGCCGCGAGCTGCTCGCATGTGCGGTGGAGGGCACCGCGGCAGACGAGTACCCGCTGCGCCATGTCGCGGACCTGCCGCCCCGCCGCGCCCGAACCCATCCTTTCCCGCTCTGGGCGGACCCAGATGTGGTGCGGGCGTTCCATGATCGGGGTATCGAGGCGCTGTGGTCGCATCAGCTGGCCGCGGCCGAGTTGGCGCGCGACGGCCGCCACGTCGTGCTGAGCACGGGTACCGCGTCGGGCAAGTCACTGGCCTATCAGCTGCCGATCCTGACCGCACTCAAACAGGATCGGCGCGCCCGGGTTCTGTACCTGTCCCCGACGAAAGCACTCGGACACGACCAATTGCGTGCCGCCGCTTCGCTGACCGCCGCCGTGCCGGGTCTCGACGACGTCGCGCCGAGCGCCTACGACGGGGACAGCCCGACCGAGGTGCGCCGCTTCGCACGGGAGCGGTCCCGGTGGATCTTCTCCAACCCGGACATGATCCACCTGTCGATGCTGCGCAACCATGCCCGCTGGGCGGTGTTCCTGCGCAACCTTCGCTATCTGGTGGTGGACGAATGCCACTACTACCGCGGCGTTTTCGGGTCGAACGTGGCGATGGTGCTGCGCAGGCTGTTGCGGCTGTGCGCGCGCTATTCGAGCAGTACGGCCGACTTCTCCGGGCCGACGGTGATCTTCGCCAGCGCCACCACCGCGGAGCCGGCGGTGACGGCCTCGGAGTTGATCGGGCAGACGGTCGCCGAGGTCACCGAGGACGGTTCGCCGCAGGGCGGTCGCACGATCGCGTTGTGGGAGCCGGCGCTGATCCCCGATCTCCGCGGCGAGAACGGGGCTCCGGTACGACGTTCCGCGGGCGCCGAGGCGTCGCGGGTGATGGCCGATCTGATCGCCGAGGGTGCCCGCACGCTGACGTTCGTGCGGTCGCGACGCGGCGCCGAACTCGCCGCGCTCGGCGCGCGGGCCCGATTGGCCGACACCGCACCCGAATTGGCCGAGCTGGTGGCGTCGTACCGGGCCGGCTATCTGGCCGAGGACAGGCGTGAGCTGGAGCGGGCGCTGGCCGACGGCACGCTGCGCGGAATGGCCACCACCAACGCGCTGGAACTCGGTGTGGACATCGCCGGACTCGATGCCGTTGTGCTGGCCGGATTCCCGGGCACGGTCGCATCGTTCTGGCAGCAGGCCGGCCGGGCGGGCCGGCGCGGCCAGGGTGCGCTGATCGTGCTGATCGCCCGTGACGACCCGCTCGACACCTACCTCGTGCATCATCCCGCCGCGCTGCTCGACCGGCCCATCGAGCGCGTCGTCATCGACCCCGCCAACCCGTACGTACTCGGCCCGCAGTTGTTGTGCGCGGCAACGGAGTTACCGCTGACCGAGGCGGAGGTGCGAATGTGGGGGGCCGAATCGGTGGCCGACGACCTGGTCGACGACGGTCTGTTGCGACGCCGCCCGAGCGGCTTCTTCCCGGCGCCCGGCATCGATCCGCATCCGGCCGTGGACATCCGCGGCGCCGCCGGCGGGCAGATCGCGATCCTGGAGGTCGGGACCGGCAGGATGCTCGGCAGCGCGGGTGCGGGGCAGGCGCCGGCCGCGGTCCATCCCGGCGCGGTCTATCTGCATCAGGGTGAGAGTTATGTCGTCGACTCACTCGATTTCGAGGACGGCATCGCGTTCGTGCACGCCGAGGACCCCGGGTACACGACGTTCGCGCGGGAGATCACCGACATCGACGTCACCGGGGACGGGGAACGCCGCAGCCTCGGCGCCGTCACCGTCGGGCTGGTGCCGGTGTCGGTCAGCAACACGGTCACCGGCTACCTGCGCCGGCGACTCGACGGCGAGGTGATCGACTTCGTCGAACTCGACATGCCGACCCGGACACTGGACACGATGGCAGTGATGTGCACGATCACCCCGGAAGCCCTGCTGCACAACGGAATCGATCCGGTGCAGGTGCCGGGGTCGTTGCACGCGGCCGAACACGCCGCAATCGGCTTGCTGCCGTTGCTGGCCAGCTGCGACCGCGGCGACATCGGCGGGGTGTCCACCGCGGTGGGTCCGGTCGACGGGCTGCCCACGATCTTCGTCTACGACGGGTACCCGGGCGGGGCGGGCTTCGCGGCCCGGGGATTTCACACGATGAGTCGCTGGTGGGGCGCCACCGCGTCGGCGATCGAGGCCTGCGAATGCCCGACCGGCTGTCCGTCGTGCGTGCAGTCGCCGAAATGCGGCAACGCCAACGACCCGTTGGACAAACAGGGGGCGGTGCGAGTGTTGCGGTTGGTCATCGACGCGTTGGGCCGCGGACCCCGGTGA